DNA from Clostridia bacterium:
CCGGATTTTTAAGAATGGCAGAAGTTATCGGTTATACCGTAGGTTCGGTTTTATCCAAGTTGTGATTGGAAATCGTATTTAATTAAAATGCGAATTGTTTAAAAATTTAAAAAACGCTGACAAAATTATGTCAGCGTTTTTTATAACAATAAACAGTCATTTTCGTAAAGTGTATATTAAAATTTATTAAAAAAATATAAAAAAAGGCCCCGGATAATGCCGGGGTTATTTTATTCATTAATCATATTATCGTATTTATATGCAAGCACCATTAGATTGTCTCTTAGATGTACATTTTCTACTATTACATCGTCTGGAACATCAAGATCTACATAACAGAAATTAAGAATTGCTTTG
Protein-coding regions in this window:
- a CDS encoding redox-sensing transcriptional repressor Rex, giving the protein KAILNFCYVDLDVPDDVIVENVHLRDNLMVLAYKYDNMINE